TCATTGTACTGAGATTTACCTGTGGAACACCGCTAGGTGTAGTGTGTCGATCGGGATTAACCTCTGTATAGTTGAAATCATCATTCAGACCTCGGAATGGTGACGAATGTCTCGCAGGACTAAACCCATACGTTGCTCCCATATCCGCACCTTTAGGCCCAGACTTAAGTAACTGATTGATCTTATCAAACTCCCCTGTGACTGTAGTTTCCAAATGGGCAATCGCGGTGGTAGCTGCTTGTAAGTCCGTTCGAAGGCCTCCCACTTCAGAATTAAAATGTCCCTTCAAACTCAGAATATAGCCCTCAAACATTGCAATTACCTTATCCTCGTAAACCTCAGCTGCACGCCTAAGTAGTGTTTCGACATCAACATGGAAACTCTCACCACCATGCGGGGCACCCGAGGGGTTAGCTGATGATTGCCCTCTCGGATCTCCAGGGTAACCACCACTCTCTACGCCACCACGATGAGCATTATCCTTTTCAACCGGGTCAGGAACATTTTCATCACTTGACTCCGACGTTTGTGCATGACCCTTCTTCAGTTTAACATCATCCGCTTTCACACCACCTGACCAAGTGTTATGCTCAAATGGATAATCATCCTCAATCAAAGCAACCATGGTATCAACACTCGTATCTTCCTTATCTCCCAACCCACGATAAAGATCCTCACCCACTTCATCTGTGCTAATCAAAGACCGTACATATGCCTGCAACACAAATACAGGACAGTGAAAGGCATGAAATATTAAGTAAGTAGTCTGGTCAAATAAAAACAGGTGTATGTCTTTGTAATCGAAATAGTATGGTATAAATTGATATATGGAAaggcatatatataaaatagacaaATACGCTGAATAACCTGTCCCAGTTGATCAACCGACTTGGCCGAGACAATGTTGACTACCACCTTTCTTTCAACAACTCTCCTGATAATCTCTTCGCTGGACAAGTTGGAATCTGCTAGAGGATCCGCACCACCAGTCTTAATAATGATAGAAGGGCATGCAGTGACAGTAACCAATACCATCGCATGAGTAAATCCTTGAAGGGCCATTGTATCCTTCACATAATTTACTGCAGATCTTGCTTTTGTACTTGTAACCGTCAGTAAAAATGACTCCCTGCCCCATGGATACTTCAGGAAAGCGTCAAGATCACCAAGCATGCTCACTATTTCGGGTCTGATATTTGTTGTCCCACATGTTGGACACAGAATTCCTTCTACCAAAACCAACAACGAAAGCCGCAAACGCGTTAACCGATCCTTGTATTTTTTACCCCTCACAAGCCGCTCCATGATCCATCCAGGTGTAGGCTTCTCCTCCCCACGAAATAAATCATCCCATATTGACATAGATGATTTCCCTTTACCGGACGCCTTTCCTCGCCGGATACCTTTCTCGGGGGGTTCTCCAGCTAGTCCAACCCCGTCGCCACAGTTCAGTCCGGTGACCATAGCAAAGTCTTGTATGGCATAGCGTATCGGCTTACCAACGAAGATCCACCAAAGTTCAAACTCTTTTGCAGTGACCAACTGGCGTGAGAGGCAGTAATGGATGAACATTACTGAGAAAGTATGCGACCCCATCTGCAAAACTCTCCGGAACTGCGACTGATTCAACATTTCCAAGTCGTCTTCCTCTAGTGCATTCTTTATGAGGTCAATCCACCGTAGGTTGAAGTAGTTATTAACCCGTTTCCGCCCTGATGGTTCCGAACCCGCCTCAAACATTCTCAGAGGAAGCCCTAATTCGTCCATTTTGGCACTGCCAACCATGaaaacaatgcaaccagttaGATTGACAGACACTGGAAATAGAGTACGTACTTGCAAGACTATTCCATATACATATTGAATGCAATTCCGGTGACGGAGATGGTCTATCAACTGCACAAATATGAAGTAGAATAGTCTACAATCTTAACAAAAAATCGAAATTTCCACTAAATGGAATAGCACACGGAATCACTATGTTATTCACCGACTATATTGTAACTACAAAACAGAAATGGTCTAGTACGATTATATTTACGAAATAGCCTAAATCCCGAATTGACAATGAAACCACTTTAAtattcaaaatctagttttcgtGTTCAGATAATGCCGGTTGAAAACGAAATAACAAGATAACCGAAAGCGACGACGCAGAAATCACCGTTACAACATTCCAAACGAAGGCACAGACtcgatttttgtttctttcttcgaATGAACTACCACGTGGAGAGACCAGTAAATCGATACAGTACAGAAAAGAAATGAACAATTAAATCTCTCTTGAAGttgaaaagaacaaagaaacgGACAACAAGACTCAAATCCGGTCGGAGTAACTGaaaatttcaagaaaatagaaaaGTAATTTCGAACTTACAAGAGTACCGGAGTCTCCCTTGCCGGAATAAGAACTGAAGAATGCTTTCCCTGTTCCGATTCGTCGGTCCGTGAAGTAGTATCGCGGCGACGAGCAGTTTAAAGTCAGGGAAAAGACGATGTCAATTTCTGGTGGTGATGAAAGAGAAGAATAGTGCTTAGTTTACAGAGAGAGGAATGgtaaagtaaaaaagaaaataaatggtTAGTGATTCGCCACGACAGTTGAGTGAacagtttaaatttttacttaatctttatttttttgccCGTTACTCCCGGTAAATAAGGAGGGCAAAATGGCAATATTTTATAAAAGGTGAGTCATATATCGGTGAGTTAGGGAAAGTAGCCATCGAGTGAATTATGCGATTATTGGACGTCATACAGTGCAATTCCCCTTCTATCAATATCCATAGATTTTCCATATTTTGACTAttgctaagaaaaaaaaaaaatctagccCACcaagatttataattaaaaaaaatagttatttggatttaatatatttatataattttgaactTTGGTATCTACTActcattttaccaaaaaataaaataaaaaatcaaaccaaatgGTCACGCCcacttaatatataaaaaaatataatatctcaTCTTTGTACCTTgaatctctctttctttctctctctatctctgttGCATGTTTTAAACACGAAACTCAACGCACAACACACAAATCTTCTTTActgaacttttttattttaatttgactCTTCCCACGACTTCCCCATCTACTAGTGAAAGAGTATCGGAGAGATCTAAATGGGACCTATCAAAGCgttaaagaagaggaagagatcAGCCGAGAAGAAGGCTGATCCCAACGTCTTGCTCGCTGCTGCTTCCGCCGCCACTGATTCTCTTCCCAACGACAACAACGACGACGACGACACATCTCAGCCGTCGGATTGGTGGGATGGATTCTCTCGCCGTATTTCTGGTATTCTTCTAAATCTCGTTTCCTTCTTCTGCATTGGTATCTCCGGAATCTCATTCGTTATCGCGTTTCAGGATTTTACCGGATTATTGTATCTTTTCGTTTTCTTTAAATTCTTCATCGGTTTCGATCTAATTTAATTTAGTGCTGCTTGTAGCcatttatagtttataactttattcTTCCAAATCAAGCAACTTTTTGACTTACCTTTTAGGTCCATACTCGGGGTCTACGGATCCAAAGACATTCGAGTCTGTCTTCAAAGTATCAAGAAAGACATTTGACTACATTTGCTCTCTCGTGAAAGACGACTTCACAGCAAAGCCTGCAAACTTCAGCGACTCTAACGGCAAGCCGTTAACTCTCAACGACCGTGTTGCTGTGGCGCTTAGGAGGCTCGGCTCTGGCGAGTCTCTCTCCGTCATTGGAGAGTCCTTTGGTATGAACCAGTCCACCGTTTCGCAGATCACTTGGCGCTTCGTTGAGTCCATGGAAGAGAGAGCTCTCCACCACCTCTCATGGCCTTCCAAACTCGACGATGTAAAATCAAAGTTCGAGAAGATCTCAGGCCTTCCAAACTGCTGTG
The nucleotide sequence above comes from Brassica napus cultivar Da-Ae chromosome A9, Da-Ae, whole genome shotgun sequence. Encoded proteins:
- the LOC125578190 gene encoding uncharacterized protein LOC125578190, whose product is MDELGLPLRMFEAGSEPSGRKRVNNYFNLRWIDLIKNALEEDDLEMLNQSQFRRVLQMGSHTFSVMFIHYCLSRQLVTAKEFELWWIFVGKPIRYAIQDFAMVTGLNCGDGVGLAGEPPEKGIRRGKASGKGKSSMSIWDDLFRGEEKPTPGWIMERLVRGKKYKDRLTRLRLSLLVLVEGILCPTCGTTNIRPEIVSMLGDLDAFLKYPWGRESFLLTVTSTKARSAVNYVKDTMALQGFTHAMVLVTVTACPSIIIKTGGADPLADSNLSSEEIIRRVVERKVVVNIVSAKSVDQLGQAYVRSLISTDEVGEDLYRGLGDKEDTSVDTMVALIEDDYPFEHNTWSGGVKADDVKLKKGHAQTSESSDENVPDPVEKDNAHRGGVESGGYPGDPRGQSSANPSGAPHGGESFHVDVETLLRRAAEVYEDKVIAMFEGYILSLKGHFNSEVGGLRTDLQAATTAIAHLETTVTGEFDKINQLLKSGPKGADMGATYGFSPARHSSPFRGLNDDFNYTEVNPDRHTTPSGVPQSTPRDGEDVAATETASGGLGQNLDEGEMGEGLSPGKQTESTHGAELRAQTGVHHGGDADIGNVEVGVQGGDADIGHDPINVENPSPSVNVAAPDSSDAANPPSRVDVDEVNVSSERRVDDPVSGVVNKIISEAGIDKNPVRPSAGSGTDVPQTSSDVNPEKVGLDGVHDDRGDATVANKGEDADEDDVTITKVQAGDKNTDAAGGQADGGRLFSRRTHISTKRYTPPAPPSVVAEPSNPKPLRQEIHTFIGGFSPFTPPTPAAREAFMKTMAEAKSNAPSLGSISSIASLDDLFNCTGVCSYEAVDRVVGWIRKRRDSNPSSKFDFIPPTFFIDLIRSYPAFEAMQDKSAFTFPVSLRSQFMHRPQWFTQVDFLYSMILVKDRHWIGMIVDLPMWAIYVVDANQTCPPISVLKDVVNPISIMMPHMVSRFCLTSRARELNYLPFPISRLDIPVLLEHPGYAAVVALIMLEIAAVGKPLLDLALTDEEVRVAAENYAISTLCMFKVVPPNPAV